The Mannheimia pernigra sequence GCTTACGACTCTGAATTCCTAGACGGAGAGCAAGTTGAAGTCGCTCGTGTGAAAATTGCTAACCGCAAACGTGAAGCTGAAGGCAAACCACTTGTTGAATTTGAACGTGAATTGCTTGGTATTACCAAAGCATCTCTTGCAACGGAAAGCTTCATTTCTGCGGCATCGTTCCAAGAAACCACTCGTGTGCTTACCGAAGCAGCAGTGGCAGGTAAACAAGATGAGTTACGTGGCTTAAAAGAAAACGTAATTGTTGGTCGCTTAATCCCAGCAGGTACTGGTTTTGCTTACCACCAAGCTCGTGTGAAAAAACGTGCACAACTTGAAGCAGGCATCGCAGTAGCTCCTGAATACGAAGCTCCAGCTGCAAAAGAAAACTCATTTGTTACTGACGCAGACATCGAAGCCGAATTTGAATTTATTGCAGATGACGCAACCCAAAGTTTAGCTGCGTTGTTAAATGCGGGTGAGGAAGAGTAATTCGTAGCGTATAGATAAAAAGCCCCCAGAACGAATGATCTGGGGGCTTTTTGTTTATTATATGATTTCTATTGGAGTTAAAATAACATCATATCCATCATTCCTTATATTATTTATAGTATTAAATAAACTTATCTTCGAGAAAGAACTCATATTAAGAGGAAAACCACTAATTTTATTAGATTCTATTGCAATAGCAATTACAACAGTTTTCTTTGTTTCTTCTGAAATAGTGAAGGCTCTTGTACATTTTTCTCTAAATTCTTTTGAGTTTGCATATAAAGTAGATGCTATATATGCTTGTGAAAATAGGTATGAGGATTTTGCTCCCCAGACATTTTTAATGTGAATAAAACGATGTTTACTATGATCATAAAGGTCGGCAAGTTCAATTTTTGACTTTTCATCAGTCTTAATTAAATTTCGATCAAGTAATAAGAAACCTTTCTGTTTAGAAACCTCATCATTATATATCTGTTCAGCATAAGTTTTTCTATCCTCATTTTTTTCTATGGAAATAATTTTGTTTTTTATGTCATCAGCATTCCATTTTGGTAGATAATCATTTTCAATGGTAATATTTCTTATTTTATCATCTATAAAAGAAATGATATTATCTAAAATATTAAACCATTTGCCATCTAATTTCACGTAATGTTGATTATTTAAAGAAGCTTCGCAAACAATAAGCCTTTCTAGTGAGTTATTGTGATAAAAATCTTTTTCTCCCTCAGTTGTTATTCCCATAATATGTATATTTAATAGTTCTTTAAGAGATAGATTCATTTGAAAATTTTCTTGAATACGGACTTTGATTTCATCTATATCAAGCTCCTTTATTTCGAATTTATTATTTTTAATAGATAATTCATATTCAGAATAATCAAATCGTTTGAATGGATCTGGTAAGTCTAAGTACAAGGTAGAGTGGCTGCTATTGATATTTTTATAGAACTTATATAGTTTCCTATAACAATTTAAATTTAACTTGTGTATTAATTCCTTATTTTTAACTTGTTTATACGATTTTGGCATCTTAATTTTTTCTTCTTGTCCTAGAATTTTATTAATTTCATCAAGCACCTTCTCTATATTTCTAATATCTTTTTCTGTGCGGAGAACAATGGAGGATTTACCTTGCACTACAAAGTGTTTTCCTGAGAATTCCCCTTTTCCTGATATACTTTTTAATATTTTATTATAGTTTTCATTGTCGAAGTTAGGGTTATAATTCGCTACACTTCTTTGTATTTGCCTTGTTTGGCTCTTTATAGAAAACTGATGGATAGAAGAAATAGATAAATTATCTATTAATCGCAAGGCAACATCTAATCCAAATTCATCTTCAATATACTCTTGAATAATCTTAAACCCATATCCCCCAGTAAGGGCATAAAG is a genomic window containing:
- a CDS encoding DUF6119 family protein translates to MARTKTNRINIFKLRSHFTLDNFSSINEYEKIFSDEKSSLFIQKNKRSTPEWSNFITPLAPGISFENYSNSFIYLINYKNNLYALTGGYGFKIIQEYIEDEFGLDVALRLIDNLSISSIHQFSIKSQTRQIQRSVANYNPNFDNENYNKILKSISGKGEFSGKHFVVQGKSSIVLRTEKDIRNIEKVLDEINKILGQEEKIKMPKSYKQVKNKELIHKLNLNCYRKLYKFYKNINSSHSTLYLDLPDPFKRFDYSEYELSIKNNKFEIKELDIDEIKVRIQENFQMNLSLKELLNIHIMGITTEGEKDFYHNNSLERLIVCEASLNNQHYVKLDGKWFNILDNIISFIDDKIRNITIENDYLPKWNADDIKNKIISIEKNEDRKTYAEQIYNDEVSKQKGFLLLDRNLIKTDEKSKIELADLYDHSKHRFIHIKNVWGAKSSYLFSQAYIASTLYANSKEFREKCTRAFTISEETKKTVVIAIAIESNKISGFPLNMSSFSKISLFNTINNIRNDGYDVILTPIEII